CTGACGCCGTGCCAGAAACCATCAGTACATAACAAAAAGGCGTCACCATCTTCAATCGGTACTACGTCGCTATAGCTGGGCTCGCGTTCATCTTCCCCCAGGCCAAGCGCGAAATAAAGCAGGTTACCGTTGATGCCTTCAACCTGATGCCCGGCATCTTTCATCTGCTGGACGAGGCTGTGATCGGTGGTGACATGGTACAGCCAGCCGCGGCGAAAGAGATAGAGGCGACTGTCTCCGGCATGGGCCCAGTAGGCGAGCTTGTAATCACGGTCAATGAACAGGCTGACCATGGTCGTGCCCATGCGGTGATAATCCTGCACCGCTTTTTGCTCTTTGCGAATCGCGTGATTCGCGCCGTTCACATATTGACGAATGTACTGAGCATTGAGGTGCGCGTCGCCGTCAAACCCGGTGATAATCGCATTTCGCGCCAGCTCTGCGGCCACGTCGCCGCCGGGTAATCCGGCTATCCCGTCGCAGACCACAAAGCAGGCGGCACGCTCGCCGATGGTTTCCCCGGTCTGATCCTGATTACTGGCACGCTCGCCTTGTCGTGATATTGAGGCGGTGCTGATATTCATTCTTCCGATCCGCTTTGTGAGTCTTTGTACTGGTTAACTTCCATGTCATAAGCGTGAAGAAACGCTTCGCCGAACAGGGTGTGGAAGTCATCGTCAATCTCACCGGCGGTTTGCGCATAGGTGCGCACAAAGTAATCCCACATTGCGGCTTTACGGTTTGAAAGTACGCCAAGCCGTGAAGTTGCCCCGTCACGTTTGGCATCCTCTTCCAGCTGTTCCGGGTTAAAGGATTGCAGCATCGCGGCGATAATGGCGCGAATACCGGAAATCATCCCTAACTGATGCGCCTGTAAATCGATCAGCGCATCGCGAACGGATTTTTTCGGCGGCATAAAGCCCGGCATGCGGCTACCGAACATTTGCATCAGCACCGATTTACCAGAAGGCAGCAGCTTAAACGGGTTGTTGGCATCGTCCAGCACCATGGTCATTTCTGCTTTTACACCGCGTTTCAAAATAGAACGCGACGACAAAAGCGCGACAGTGCCCTGAGAGAACATGCTTAACATCTGGCCGAACTGGCGCATGTTTTCTTTATCGAACTGCGGCACGGGTTGCATATCGCCAAGGCCCATCCCTTCAAGCAAGGCATCCAGCAATTCGCCTTTCAGCACATCACCGCTGTCGCCGGTACTGGTTGAGGGAGCCGATTTCGCGCCTGGGCTTTGTACCGGATCGATACGCAGACGGCCTTTCGGCGTTTGCGCCGCGCTACGCTGCACCGCCTGCGGCGTGGGCAACGTAATACCGGCGTAATCCTGCACCTCTTGCGGCGCAGCGATAGATTCTTCGTCAGTAAACAGTGGCGTGCCGCTCAACGCTTGTGCATCCAGCTCGGTGATGATGGGCTGTGACTGCGCAGGCGGCTCTGCGGCATGCAGATCGGTGATAATCGGCTGCGGTGCGGGTTCTTTGTTTTTGCTCGGTGCAATATCATCGGCATGGGCCAGCGGTACGGCTCCGCTGAGCAGGCCGAGGGGATCGTCGCTACGCGCTTGCGGCGCGCTGCCGCTGCCACCAAACAGTGCCAGCGGATCGAGTTCATCCGTTTCTGGCGTTTGCTGTTTGGATGCAGATTCAATCGGCGGCACCAGCGCCGATGGCGTGGCGTCATTAAAGATGCTGTCGTTTTTGAACAACTGTTCGTCATTGAACAATTGATCTGAGGCGAGAGATTTTGGCGTGACCAACGGCTCATTGTTATTCAGCAATGAGAGCGGATCTTCCGGGTTACGTTCCGGCTCTTTCGGTGCCGCAAACGGATTGAGGTTCTGTGACTCACCCGGCTTCGCGCGGCTGCTGGAGATGCTGTCGGAAATCGAAAACTCCTGCATCAGGCTGTCCCAGATTTCTGTAGGGACGGACGCAGGCGCGTTTTCCGACGCGGCGGGAGGCGTGTTTTGTGGTTTAGCGGCCGGGGCTGGCGCAGGTTTCGCCGCCGGGGCTTGTGCTGGCTTCGGATACATCTCTTCCGCCATGCGGCTTACCGGTTGCGTATCCTGGATGAGGTCGGTCACTTCGATGCGGTATTCGTCAATGCCGAGGATATCCCCGTCTTGCAGTTCTACCTGACGCCCGCGTTCCAGTGGGATATCGTTCAGCACGACGCGAGTGACATTACCACGGTTGGTGACGCGGCATTCGCCATTGCCAGCAATATGGACAATGGCTTGCAGACGAGAGATAGAGCGGTCGTTGTCCGGCAGCACCAGATTGTTATCAGTGCCACGGCCAATAGTACCGCCCGGGGGATAAAAGTCGC
The nucleotide sequence above comes from Kosakonia sp. H02. Encoded proteins:
- a CDS encoding protein phosphatase 2C domain-containing protein; this translates as MNISTASISRQGERASNQDQTGETIGERAACFVVCDGIAGLPGGDVAAELARNAIITGFDGDAHLNAQYIRQYVNGANHAIRKEQKAVQDYHRMGTTMVSLFIDRDYKLAYWAHAGDSRLYLFRRGWLYHVTTDHSLVQQMKDAGHQVEGINGNLLYFALGLGEDEREPSYSDVVPIEDGDAFLLCTDGFWHGVSEEQMQQSLHMVNTPEEWLTLMNQILLKNGAGQQTQQDNYSAVAVWMGTPQETTLLHTLSEAAQFFPLRD
- the tagH gene encoding type VI secretion system-associated FHA domain protein TagH, producing MRFTIITTKPGHQPPQSRCDFYPPGGTIGRGTDNNLVLPDNDRSISRLQAIVHIAGNGECRVTNRGNVTRVVLNDIPLERGRQVELQDGDILGIDEYRIEVTDLIQDTQPVSRMAEEMYPKPAQAPAAKPAPAPAAKPQNTPPAASENAPASVPTEIWDSLMQEFSISDSISSSRAKPGESQNLNPFAAPKEPERNPEDPLSLLNNNEPLVTPKSLASDQLFNDEQLFKNDSIFNDATPSALVPPIESASKQQTPETDELDPLALFGGSGSAPQARSDDPLGLLSGAVPLAHADDIAPSKNKEPAPQPIITDLHAAEPPAQSQPIITELDAQALSGTPLFTDEESIAAPQEVQDYAGITLPTPQAVQRSAAQTPKGRLRIDPVQSPGAKSAPSTSTGDSGDVLKGELLDALLEGMGLGDMQPVPQFDKENMRQFGQMLSMFSQGTVALLSSRSILKRGVKAEMTMVLDDANNPFKLLPSGKSVLMQMFGSRMPGFMPPKKSVRDALIDLQAHQLGMISGIRAIIAAMLQSFNPEQLEEDAKRDGATSRLGVLSNRKAAMWDYFVRTYAQTAGEIDDDFHTLFGEAFLHAYDMEVNQYKDSQSGSEE